One stretch of Scophthalmus maximus strain ysfricsl-2021 chromosome 12, ASM2237912v1, whole genome shotgun sequence DNA includes these proteins:
- the b4gat1 gene encoding beta-1,4-glucuronyltransferase 1: MHLPKKCSAFKVVLSALLIVALLQLMYLSFLSTFHGRQQRYRYSELFGGSGGRRNAQPEKSARKERLRHSLSTGGIFDSSGQYRAYRHLIQSDFTANQKPGSQPSADVNVLALATHTTINNLHHLESLLERWKNPLSVAIFAHGQDVKFATALVYALSFFCPQIQALVDFHLVCLSGETASFPEQDHEHFAGLEDCASVFSRLQTHRDEHKNYAMSGNISYPNNLLRNVARGGVESSYVLVVDIDMMPSADLHQRFLAMILSRQPAGDEVFVLPAFEIRHARKMPATKPELVQLYQVGEVRPFYEELCPRCQAPTNYSRWVNSHVRGTGSLEVAYTLTWADPWEPFYIGPHTVPLYDENFKQYGFNRISQACELHVAGYRFSVLSSAFVVHRGFKVQGEFHARKDEENKRNRVLFRSFKEGLKNKYPSSTRRC, translated from the exons ATGCATCTCCCCAAGAAATGCTCCGCGTTCAAAGTGGTGCTCAGCGCCCTGCTGATCGTGGCGCTGCTGCAGCTCATGTACCTCTCCTTCCTGTCCACGTTCCACGGCCGGCAGCAGCGGTACCGCTACTCGGAGCTCTTCGGCGGCTCCGGCGGCCGCAGGAATGCGCAACCGGAGAAGAGCGCGCGCAAGGAGCGCCTGCGCCACTCGCTGTCCACCGGCGGCATCTTCGACAGCAGCGGCCAGTACCGCGCGTACAGGCACTTGATCCAAAGTGACTTCACGGCCAACCAGAAGCCGGGGTCGCAGCCCAGCGCCGACGTCAACGTGCTGGCGCTGGCCACGCACACGACCATCAACAACCTGCATCACCTCGAATCCCTCCTGGAGCGGTGGAAGAACCCGCTGTCCGTGGCCATCTTCGCGCACGGGCAGGATGTCAAGTTCGCCACGGCTCTGGTGTACGCGCTCAGCTTCTTCTGCCCCCAGATCCAGGCCCTGGTGGACTTCCACTTGGTCTGCCTCTCCGGGGAGACGGCCAGCTTCCCCGAGCAGGACCACGAGCACTTCGCCGGGCTGGAGGACTGCGCCTCCGTCTTCTCCAGACTGCAGACCCACAGGGACGAGCACAAGAACTATGCCATGAGCGGAAACATCTCCTACCCCAACAACCTCCTCCGCAACGTGGCGCGGGGTGGCGTAGAGTCCTCCTACGTCCTGGTCGTGGACATCGACATGATGCCGAGCGCCGACTTGCACCAGCGGTTCCTGGCCATGATCTTGAGCCGGCAGCCGGCGGGCGACGAGGTGTTCGTGCTGCCCGCCTTCGAGATCCGCCACGCCAGGAAGATGCCCGCCACCAAGCCGGAGCTGGTCCAGCTCTACCAGGTGGGGGAGGTCCGGCCGTTTTACGAGGAGCTGTGTCCCCGCTGTCAGGCCCCCACCAACTACTCGCGGTGGGTGAACAGCCACGTCAGAGGGACGGGCAGCCTGGAGGTCGCCTACACGCTGACCTGGGCGGACCCCTGGGAGCCTTTCTACATCGGGCCCCACACTGTGCCCCTCTACGATGAGAACTTCAAGCAATATGGCTTCAATCGCATCAGCCAG GCCTGCGAGCTCCACGTGGCCGGATACAGGTTCTCGGTGCTGAGCTCGGCCTTCGTGGTGCACCGCGGCTTCAAGGTCCAGGGGGAGTTCCATGCCAGGAAAGACGAGGAGAACAAACGCAACCGGGTCCTGTTCCGCAGCTTCAAAGAGGGCCTGAAAAACAAATACCCATCCTCCACAAGAAGATGCTGA
- the six7 gene encoding SIX homeobox 7, which translates to MFPLPMFTPDQVARVCENLEETGDIERLGRFLWSLPAAVPGSAAEALNRHESVMRARALVAFHGGNFEALYQILQSHRFTRESHAKLQDLWLDAHYREAERLRGRPLGPVEKYRIRKKFPLPRTIWDGEQKTHCFKERTRSLLREWYLQDPYPNPSRKRHLAQATGLTPTQVGNWFKNRRQRDRAASAKNRMQQDPSHLPSESSPDGSLQERRHHPHLLPTSPRHLGSPEASDCSTETERRGTGASTPEISVSSDSEFES; encoded by the exons ATGTTCCCGCTGCCGATGTTCACGCCGGACCAGGTGGCGCGCGTGTGCGAGAACCTGGAGGAGACCGGGGACATCGAGCGGCTCGGCCGCTTCCTGTGGTCGCTGCCGGCCGCGGTGCCCGGCTCCGCCGCCGAGGCGCTGAACCGCCACGAGTCGGtgatgcgcgcgcgcgcgctggTCGCCTTCCACGGCGGCAACTTCGAGGCGCTGTACCAGATCCTGCAGAGCCACCGGTTCACGCGCGAGTCGCACGCCAAGCTGCAGGACCTGTGGCTGGACGCGCACTACCGCGAGGCGGAGAGGCTGCGCGGCCGGCCGCTGGGCCCCGTGGAGAAGTACCGCATCCGCAAGAAGTTCCCGCTGCCCCGCACCATCTGGGACGGCGAGCAGAAGACGCACTGCTTCAAG GAAAGAACTCGCAGTTTGCTGAGAGAGTGGTACCTCCAGGACCCATACCCCAACCCGTCCAGGAAAAGGCATTTGGCCCAGGCCACTGGGCTCACGCCCACGCAGGTCGGCAACTGGTTCAAGAACCGTCGCCAAAGGGACCGGGCCGCATCCGCAAAGAACAG AATGCAGCAGGATCCTTCCCACCTGCCCTCGGAAAGCTCTCCGGATGGGTCCCTCCAAGAGCGCCGCCATCACCCCCACTTGCTACCTACCTCCCCTCGCCACCTCGGCAGCCCGGAGGCCAGCGACTGCAGCACGGAGACCGAGCGCAGGGGAACGGGAGCCTCCACGCCAGAGATCTCGGTCAGCAGCGACAGCGAGTTTGAGTCTTGA
- the pfdn2 gene encoding prefoldin subunit 2, protein MAANSSSTGSKPSGASGTGGKQSGPSAEQVVATFQRMRQEQRSMASKAAELEMDINEHSLVVDTLKDVDPSRKCFRLVGGVLVERTVKEVLPALENNKEQISKIIESINTQMQTKGRELTEYRERYNIRLVGEGEGEEKGQSAASSSRDSEGGGSKSGAGVLVS, encoded by the exons ATGGcagccaacagcagcagcacgggTAGCAAGCCCAGCGGCGCCAGCGGCACTGGGGGGAAACAGTCCGGCCCTTCGGCCGAGCAG GTGGTGGCCACGTTTCAGAGGATGCGTCAGGAACAGCGCAGCATGGCCTCTAAAGCTGCCGAGCTGGAGATGGACATCAACGAGCACAG CCTAGTAGTTGACACGCTGAAGGACGTGGATCCTTCGAGGAAATGCTTTCGTCTGGTCGGAGGGGTGTTGGTGGAGAGGACGGTGAAAGAAGTTCTACCAGCcttggaaaacaacaaagaacag ATCTCCAAAATAATCGAGTCCATCAACACGCAGATGCAGACGAAAGGGCGGGAACTCACAGAGTACAGGGAACGCTACAACATCCGGTTGGTGGGAGAGGGCGAAGGGGAGGAAAAGGGCCAGTCGGCGGCGTCCTCCTCCAGGGACAGCGAAGGCGGCGGGTCTAAAAGCGGCGCCGGTGTTTTAGTGTCGTAG